A stretch of the Dyella telluris genome encodes the following:
- a CDS encoding TetR/AcrR family transcriptional regulator, which yields MDQRIERSKSALRMAVFQLLQQQPYEAITVDDIARRAGVARSTFYVHFEDKEELLRASLAAPFDLLSQVVADPVPQKVIVAALAHMLHVREAGVAMLQGGARPVIARTLATHLETRLGARGLHRPGRLLLPFAMFSHMLADAILAGISEWLQAERPMSPEELARVLARQATALIDASRAG from the coding sequence GTGGATCAACGCATCGAGCGCAGCAAGTCGGCCTTGCGGATGGCGGTATTCCAGCTGCTGCAGCAACAGCCGTACGAGGCGATCACCGTCGACGACATCGCGCGTCGCGCCGGTGTGGCGCGCTCCACCTTCTACGTGCATTTCGAAGACAAGGAAGAACTGCTGCGCGCCAGCCTGGCCGCGCCTTTCGACCTGCTCTCGCAAGTGGTGGCCGATCCGGTGCCGCAAAAAGTCATCGTGGCGGCGCTGGCGCACATGCTGCACGTTCGTGAGGCCGGCGTGGCGATGCTTCAGGGTGGTGCGCGGCCGGTCATTGCACGTACCCTTGCCACGCATCTCGAAACCCGGCTTGGCGCGCGTGGCCTGCATCGCCCCGGCCGGCTGCTGCTGCCGTTTGCCATGTTCAGCCACATGTTGGCGGACGCCATCCTCGCCGGCATCAGCGAATGGCTGCAGGCGGAGCGGCCCATGTCGCCAGAGGAACTGGCGCGCGTGTTGGCGCGCCAGGCGACTGCGCTTATCGACGCATCGCGCGCGGGCTAA
- a CDS encoding ShlB/FhaC/HecB family hemolysin secretion/activation protein gives MAQTVDTANQELLRQQERERALREQQEATPDVRLPAQAQPAVGRIPRDEAPCFPISSIRLDGELATQFQWALKAVNAVGDVATGRCLGTEGINVVMKRAQNAMVARGYVTTRVLAKPQDLRAGVLTLTVVPGRIHAVRFAPGVDARATSWRDALPARPGDLLNLRDIEQALENFKRVPTVEADIKIAPAEGEGTRPGDSDLLIVWKQSSPARMAVTLDDSGSKATGKLQGGVTLSLDNLLTWNDLFYANLGHDVFDGDHKGTRSYTLHYDVPYGYWQLGGTASAYTYHQTVAGYAENYVYSGTSHNADLRLSRMLYRNATIKAGAYARAWERDSNNFIDDTEVVVQRRRQGGWEAGFTYRQFIGAAVLDANAAYRRGTGAFNAMPAPEEQFGEGTSRTKLVTADAQLTVPFQLGDQRLRYIGSWRAQWNQTPLVPQDRFAIGGRYTVRGFDGELQLTGDHGWLVRNDLGWTVFRGQELYLGLDVGHVGGPPTQWELGQTLAGAVIGLRGGWLGLAWDVFAGAPISKPHGFQTANPAAGFSLSWSY, from the coding sequence ATGGCGCAGACCGTCGACACCGCGAATCAGGAGCTGTTGCGCCAGCAAGAGCGCGAACGCGCCCTGCGGGAACAGCAGGAAGCCACGCCGGACGTTCGTCTTCCCGCGCAGGCGCAGCCCGCCGTGGGCCGGATTCCCCGCGACGAGGCTCCCTGCTTTCCGATCAGCAGCATCCGCCTGGATGGAGAACTGGCCACGCAGTTCCAGTGGGCCTTGAAGGCCGTCAACGCAGTCGGTGACGTCGCTACCGGGCGCTGCCTCGGCACCGAGGGCATCAACGTGGTGATGAAGCGTGCCCAGAACGCCATGGTGGCGCGTGGTTACGTCACCACGCGCGTCCTGGCCAAGCCGCAAGACCTGCGTGCAGGCGTACTGACGTTGACGGTTGTTCCCGGTCGCATCCATGCCGTTCGTTTTGCGCCCGGTGTCGATGCCCGCGCCACCTCCTGGCGCGATGCGCTGCCGGCGCGTCCCGGCGACCTGCTCAACCTGCGCGACATCGAGCAGGCGCTGGAAAACTTCAAGCGCGTGCCCACCGTCGAGGCGGACATCAAGATCGCGCCCGCCGAAGGCGAAGGCACCCGGCCCGGTGACAGCGACCTGCTCATCGTGTGGAAGCAGTCGTCACCTGCGCGCATGGCCGTGACGCTCGATGACTCGGGCAGCAAGGCGACCGGCAAACTGCAGGGCGGCGTCACGCTGTCGCTGGACAACCTGTTGACCTGGAACGACCTGTTCTACGCCAACCTCGGGCACGACGTGTTCGACGGTGATCACAAGGGCACGCGCAGCTACACCCTGCATTACGACGTGCCTTACGGGTACTGGCAACTCGGTGGTACGGCCAGCGCCTACACCTATCACCAGACCGTCGCAGGCTACGCAGAGAACTACGTCTACAGCGGCACCAGCCACAACGCCGACCTGCGCCTGAGTCGCATGCTCTATCGCAACGCCACCATCAAGGCGGGCGCCTACGCGCGTGCCTGGGAGCGCGACTCCAACAACTTCATCGATGACACCGAAGTCGTGGTGCAGCGCCGTCGGCAGGGTGGCTGGGAAGCCGGTTTCACCTACAGGCAGTTCATCGGTGCGGCCGTTCTGGATGCCAACGCCGCCTATCGCCGTGGCACGGGCGCATTCAACGCGATGCCCGCGCCCGAAGAACAGTTCGGGGAGGGCACCTCGCGCACCAAGCTGGTCACGGCAGATGCGCAGCTCACCGTGCCGTTCCAGCTGGGTGACCAACGCCTTCGCTACATCGGTAGCTGGCGCGCCCAGTGGAACCAGACACCGCTGGTCCCCCAAGACCGTTTTGCCATCGGCGGTCGCTACACCGTTCGCGGTTTTGACGGCGAGCTGCAGCTCACCGGTGATCACGGCTGGCTGGTCCGAAACGACCTCGGCTGGACCGTCTTCCGTGGCCAGGAACTCTACCTGGGGCTGGACGTGGGCCACGTGGGCGGACCGCCCACGCAGTGGGAGCTGGGCCAGACCCTGGCGGGTGCAGTCATCGGCCTGCGCGGCGGTTGGCTGGGCCTGGCGTGGGACGTGTTTGCCGGCGCACCCATCAGCAAGCCGCATGGCTTCCAGACGGCCAACCCGGCCGCCGGTTTCAGCCTCAGCTGGTCGTACTGA
- a CDS encoding Hsp70 family protein, protein MHIGIDFGTSYSAAAAIIDGELILVRFGEAEQFRTAVYFPELVPDPNEFELTPELEAQLETHIRSARAELRRQAAAGLEISRSDEELRRDALRVVRRQWLEDRARAATSTVTSFQHALFGEEAVEGYLESGGGNLIESPKSMFGFRLDPQVRKVIVHIATHILEHIRLTASRQFGQPVRGAVIGRPVEFRSSMGAAGSEQAIEILREAASVAGFDEVSFLEEPAAAAMHYHKSLAERQHALIVDIGGGTTDVTHAELGGHAMPLIARNWGLPKGGTDLDVGVSLHSFMPLMGKDIVRVPQHQFVEAASVYNLPKQREFRKQNYRLVAAPYGPRLRALQELGATTRLNQTAERTKITLSGTTEHRAPLDFIEPGLAVEATRDDLDAALEPFLSLLERTLTTVRGDLTTLPASLFLTGGTSRSPQVKARVQACFPEIPLVHGDPSLGVVSGLAVAASEVAA, encoded by the coding sequence ATGCACATCGGCATCGACTTCGGCACCAGCTATTCGGCGGCGGCCGCCATCATCGATGGTGAACTCATCCTGGTTCGTTTCGGCGAAGCGGAGCAGTTCCGCACGGCGGTGTATTTCCCGGAGCTGGTGCCCGACCCGAACGAGTTCGAGCTGACGCCGGAGCTGGAAGCGCAGCTGGAAACGCATATCCGTTCCGCCCGCGCTGAACTGCGCCGACAGGCTGCGGCGGGCCTGGAGATTTCCCGTTCGGATGAAGAGCTGCGCCGCGATGCGTTGCGCGTGGTGCGTCGCCAGTGGCTGGAGGACCGCGCCCGCGCGGCCACCAGCACCGTCACCAGTTTCCAGCACGCGCTGTTTGGCGAGGAAGCGGTGGAGGGTTATCTGGAAAGCGGTGGCGGCAACCTGATCGAATCGCCGAAGTCGATGTTCGGCTTCCGGCTGGATCCGCAGGTGCGCAAGGTGATCGTGCATATCGCCACGCACATCCTTGAACACATCCGCCTTACCGCCAGCCGCCAGTTTGGCCAGCCGGTGCGTGGCGCGGTGATCGGCCGGCCGGTGGAGTTCCGCAGCTCCATGGGTGCGGCCGGTTCGGAGCAGGCCATCGAGATTCTGCGCGAAGCGGCGTCCGTGGCTGGCTTTGATGAAGTGAGCTTTCTGGAAGAGCCCGCCGCGGCGGCCATGCATTACCACAAGAGCCTGGCCGAGCGTCAGCACGCACTGATCGTGGATATCGGCGGCGGCACCACCGACGTGACGCACGCGGAGCTGGGCGGCCACGCCATGCCGCTGATTGCGCGCAACTGGGGCCTGCCCAAGGGCGGTACGGACCTGGACGTGGGCGTGAGCCTGCACAGCTTCATGCCGCTGATGGGCAAGGACATCGTGCGCGTGCCGCAGCACCAGTTCGTGGAAGCGGCCAGCGTGTACAACCTGCCCAAGCAGCGCGAGTTCCGCAAACAGAATTACCGCCTGGTTGCAGCACCCTACGGCCCGCGACTGCGCGCCCTGCAGGAACTGGGCGCCACCACGCGCCTGAATCAGACCGCCGAGCGGACCAAGATCACCCTGAGCGGCACCACGGAACACCGCGCCCCGCTGGATTTCATCGAGCCCGGCCTGGCCGTGGAGGCCACGCGCGACGATCTGGATGCCGCCCTCGAGCCGTTCCTCAGCCTGCTGGAACGCACGCTCACCACCGTGCGTGGCGACCTGACCACCTTGCCCGCCAGCCTGTTCCTGACCGGCGGCACGTCCCGCTCGCCGCAGGTGAAGGCGCGCGTGCAGGCGTGCTTCCCCGAGATTCCACTGGTGCACGGCGACCCGTCGCTGGGTGTGGTGTCGGGGCTGGCAGTGGCGGCGAGCGAAGTGGCCGCCTAA